The Candidatus Sphingomonas colombiensis genome contains the following window.
TCGAACAAGCCTATGGGGCGGCCGCCGGGGCCATTTGGATCAATGATTGCCGGGATCTTCCCATTCGGGTTTAACGTCAGAAATTCAGGTGTTTTTTGATCATTCTTCCCAAAATCGATCAGGTGTGGCTCATAGGGTAGCCCGGTCTCTTCCAGCATGATCGAAACCTTCACGCCATTGGGCGTCGGCAGCGAATAGAGCTGAACACGATCGGGGTCTGTCGCGGGCCAACGTTGTGTGATCGGAAAGGCGGAAAGGTCACGCATCCTGAATGCTCCGGCGAGAATAGAGACGCCTTGCAAGTAGGCACGCGATCGCCCGGTTCAACCAGCTTTTCATCCCCTTCCCGGCTCCGCCCGTCGCCCAAGGCTTGCGGACCCGGCTTGAGGCAGGATCGTTGTCCTAAGATAGAACCGAGGAGTGAATATGTATCGTAAGGTGTTTTTGATCGCAGCGAGCGCCATGCTTGCCAGCCCCGCGCTCGCGCAGACCGCAGCACCGGCGCCTGCCGCCAGCGCACCTCACGCCGTAGCGGCCGGGGCAACCGTTTATGATGCACAGGGCGACGTGGTCGGCACCATCGCATCGAACGACGGCACGAACGCCGTGGTGGACACAGGGACCGTAAAGGCAGCGTTGGCACTCACCGCGTTCGGCACGAGCCCCAAGGGTCCGACGCTCGGCATGACCAAGGCCCAGCTCGAAGCCGCTGCCTCTCAACAGCAGCCGAACTCGGCCGAATTCAAGGCCAAGCTAGTCCCCGGCGCGGTCGTTTATGGCAGCGGCGGTACGGAAGTCGGCAAGATCAAGGAAGTCGATGCCGAGTTCGTTACGCTCACCGCATCGCAAGGCGATGCGCGGCTCCCGATTGCCGGCTTTGGCCCGGGCGCGAAAGGGATAACGATCGGCCTGACCGCCCAGCAATTGGCTGAAGCGATCAAGGGCGCGGCTCCCAAGCAGTAACCGAAAACGGCTCGCCCCGGCAGCACCGGGGCGAGCCTTTCGATCAGGCTGCCGCTGGGGCGGTCTCGAGCGCGGCGCGCACCGCCGCAACCGCATCTTGCGCTTTCGCCGCATCCGGGCCGCCACCTTGTGCCATATCGGGACGGCCTCCACCGCCCTGCCCGCCGAGTGCGGCGACCGCACTCTTCACCAGTTCGACCGCGCTAAACGTCGCGACAAGATCATCCGTCACGCCCACGGCAACCGAGGCGCGGCCATCGTTGATCGCCACCAGCACCGCCACCCCTGAACCGAGCCGCTGCTTCGTTTCATCCACGGCGCCGCGCAGCCCCTTGGCCTCGAAGCCGTCGAGCACCTGCCCGATGAACGCCACGCCACCCGCCTGTTCGGCCTGCGCTGGCGCGGCAGCGCCGCCGCCGCCCATTGCGAGCGCTTTCTTCGCCTCGGCCAGTTCGCGCTCCAGCCGTTTGCGCTCCTCGATCAGCGATACGACGCGCGCGGGCACTTCATCCGGCGTGGTTTTGAGCGCAGACGCAGCCTCGCGCAGTTTCTCGTCGCGTTGCACGAACCACGCGCGCGCCGCCTCCCCGGTCAGCGCCTCCACGCGCCGAACGCCAGAGGAAACCGCACCTTCGCTCACGACCTTGAACAATCCGATATCGCCGAGCGCATTGACGTGGGTGCCGCCGCACAATTCGAGCGAATAGATTTTGTCGCCGTCCTCGGTGCCCATCGACACAACGCGGACCTCGTCGCCATATTTTTCGCCGAACAACGCCATCGCGCCCATTTCGATCGCCTCGTCAGGCGTCATCACACGCGTCGTCACCGGGCCGTTCTGGCGCACCATCGCGTTTACGGCGGCCTCGGTATCGGCAATTTCGGCGGCCGTCATCGCGACCGGATGCGATACGTCGAAACGCAGCCGGTCCGGCGCGACGAGCGAGCCTTTCTGCGCGACATGCGTGCCGAGCCGCTGACGCAGCGCCTCGTGAAGCAAATGGGTGGCGGAGTGATTGGCGCGAATCGCGCCGCGACGCTGAACGTCGATCGCGAGGCGCACCGGATCACCGACCTTCACCTCGCCCGCATCGACCTTCGCATGGTGGACGAACAATTTGCCGAGCTGCTTCGAGGTGTCGGAAACGCCGGCCGCGAAGCCGTGATCGCCCGTGATATTGCCCAGATCGCCGACCTGGCCACCGCTCTCGCCATAGAAAGGCGTCTGGTTGACGATGATATCCACCGCATCACCCGCGCCAGCCCGATCGACGCGCACGCCATCCTTTATCAGCGCAAGAACAATGCCTTCGCCAGTATCATTCGCGTAACCCGTGAACTCCGTCGCGCCTAGTTCCTCAACGAGATCGAACCAGAGCTCATCCGACGCCTTCGCCCCGGACCCCTTCCATGCGGCACGAGCGGCACGCTTCTGCTCGGCCATCGCGCTGTCGAAACCGGCGCGATCGACCGACAGATCCTGCGCGCGCAACGCGTCTTCGGTCAGATCGTAAGGGAAGCCAAAAGTGTCATAGAGGCGAAACGCGGTCTCGCCCGGCAGCACGTCGCCCGGCTTCATGCCGGTGGTGGCCTCATCGAGCAGCTTCAGCCCCTTGTCGAGCGTCTGGCGGAAACGCGTTTCCTCCTGTTGCAATGTCGCCTCGATCAGCGGCTGTGCACGGACCAGTTCGGGATAGGCCGCGCCCATCTCAGCGACCAGCGCGGGCACCAGCCGGTGCATCAGCGGATCTTTCGCGCCGAGCAGATGGGCGTGGCGCATCGCGCGACGCATGATGCGGCGCAGGACATAACCGCGCCCGTCGTTCGCCGGCAGCACGCCATCGGCAACGAGGAAGCCCGAGCAGCGCAAGTGATCGGCGATCACGCGGTGGCTCGCCTTCATCTCGCCATCGGTCGGCGTATGCGTCAGCGCGCCCGACGCGGCGATCAGCGCCTTGAACGTATCCGTATCATAATTGTCGTGGACGCCCTGCATCACCGCCGCGATGCGCTCCAGCCCCATGCCGGTGTCGATCGACGGCTTGGGCAGATCGCCGATGATCTGATCGGCCTCCTGCAGGTGCTGCATGAACACGAGGTTCCAGATCTCGACGAAACGATCGCCATCCTCGTCGGGCGATCCGGGGGGGCCGCCGGGGATGTGCTCGCCATGATCGTAGAAGATCTCCGAACACGGGCCGCACGGGCCGTCCGATCCCATCGCCCAGAAATTATCCTTGGTCGGGATACGGATGATCTTGTGATCGGGCAGGCCCGCGATCTTCTTCCACAGATCGAAAGCCTGATCGTCGGTGTGATAGACCGTCACTAGCAGGCGATCGACATCCAGCCCGAAATCCCGGGTCAGCAACGTCCAGGCGTGGGTGATCGCCTGTTCCTTGAAATAGTCGCCAAAGGAAAAATTCCCCAGCATTTCAAAGAACGTATGGTGCCGCGCGGTATAGCCGACGTTATCGAGATCATTGTGCTTGCCACCAGCGCGGACGCATTTTTGCGATGAGGTCGCGGTGGAATAAGGCCGTGTCTCCAGCCCGGTGAACACGTTCTTGAACGGCACCATCCCGGCGTTGACGAACATCAGCGTCGGGTCATTCTGGGGCACGAGCGGAGCGGACGGCACGATCTGATGGCCGTTGCTGCCGAAATAGTCGAGAAACGCGCGGCGGATGTCGTTGGTCGATGTCATGCCCGCGACTTAGGCGAGCATGACAGAACGCTCAAGTGAGACAAATACGCCTATGCGAAGGATTCACGCGGCGGCCTTGCGCGCCTTCTCGAGTTTCTTGACCAGCATCTGGCGCTTCAGGCGCGAGATATGGTCGATAAACAGCACGCCGTTCAGATGGTCGATCTCATGCTGCACGCATGTCGCCATCAGGCCGGAGAATTCCTCCTCATGCGGCGCGCCATTTTCGTCGAGCCATTTTACGCGGCAGCGC
Protein-coding sequences here:
- the alaS gene encoding alanine--tRNA ligase, coding for MTSTNDIRRAFLDYFGSNGHQIVPSAPLVPQNDPTLMFVNAGMVPFKNVFTGLETRPYSTATSSQKCVRAGGKHNDLDNVGYTARHHTFFEMLGNFSFGDYFKEQAITHAWTLLTRDFGLDVDRLLVTVYHTDDQAFDLWKKIAGLPDHKIIRIPTKDNFWAMGSDGPCGPCSEIFYDHGEHIPGGPPGSPDEDGDRFVEIWNLVFMQHLQEADQIIGDLPKPSIDTGMGLERIAAVMQGVHDNYDTDTFKALIAASGALTHTPTDGEMKASHRVIADHLRCSGFLVADGVLPANDGRGYVLRRIMRRAMRHAHLLGAKDPLMHRLVPALVAEMGAAYPELVRAQPLIEATLQQEETRFRQTLDKGLKLLDEATTGMKPGDVLPGETAFRLYDTFGFPYDLTEDALRAQDLSVDRAGFDSAMAEQKRAARAAWKGSGAKASDELWFDLVEELGATEFTGYANDTGEGIVLALIKDGVRVDRAGAGDAVDIIVNQTPFYGESGGQVGDLGNITGDHGFAAGVSDTSKQLGKLFVHHAKVDAGEVKVGDPVRLAIDVQRRGAIRANHSATHLLHEALRQRLGTHVAQKGSLVAPDRLRFDVSHPVAMTAAEIADTEAAVNAMVRQNGPVTTRVMTPDEAIEMGAMALFGEKYGDEVRVVSMGTEDGDKIYSLELCGGTHVNALGDIGLFKVVSEGAVSSGVRRVEALTGEAARAWFVQRDEKLREAASALKTTPDEVPARVVSLIEERKRLERELAEAKKALAMGGGGAAAPAQAEQAGGVAFIGQVLDGFEAKGLRGAVDETKQRLGSGVAVLVAINDGRASVAVGVTDDLVATFSAVELVKSAVAALGGQGGGGRPDMAQGGGPDAAKAQDAVAAVRAALETAPAAA